CCCGGTCGAGAAGCAGGTCATCCAGCTCTACGCCGCCACCGCGAAGGACGCGAACGGCGTCGGCTGGATCCGGAACGTCCCGGTCGATTCGGTCAAGCGCTACATGGAAGAGCTGACGGCTTTCATGGACAGCAGCTTCCCCGACGTCGCGAAGCTGATCGCCGAGAAGAAGGAGCTGAACGCCGAGGTGAAGGGCGCGCTCGACAAGGCGCTCGTGGCGTTCGCCGACGTCTTCGAGGCGTAAAGCAAGGGAATCGGGTTCGGGGAGCGGCCAAGGGCGGCTCCCCGGACCGTCATGTAGGAGCAAGGCGTGCCTTCGCTGAGAGACATCAAGAGGCGCATCGGCTCGGTGCGCAACACCCAGCAGATCACCAAGGCGATGAAGATGGTCGCCGCGGCGAAGCTGCGCCGCGCCCAGGACGCGATGCTCCGGGCCCGGCCGTACGCGGACAAGATCGAGGAGGCCCTCGACGCGATCGCGACGTACGCCGACGAGGAGGCTCATCCTCTCCTCCAGCGCCGTGTGCCGCGGCGGGTGGAGCTGGTGGTGATGACCTCGGATCGCGGCCTCGCCGGTGCGTTCAACTCGAACGTCCTTCGGCGCGCCCAGCGCTTCCTCCACGAGAATCAGGACCGCTATGAGCGGATCCAGGTCTCGACCATCGGCCGCAAGGGCCGGGACTTCGTGCGCGCGCGCAACATCCAGACGCGCCGCGACTACCCGGGTGTGTTCGAGGAGCTGACCTTCGACAAGGCCAAGTCGATCGCCGAGGAGCTCCAGGCGTCGTACCTCGACGACAAGCTCGACGCGGTCTTCCTCCTCTTCAACCAGTTCCAGTCGGCCATTTCGCAGAAGCCGACGATCGTGGAGCTCCTCCCGATCGCGACGGAGCCGGCTGACGAGGGCGTCGCCGGCGGCCAGGTCGATTTCCTCTACGAGCCCGACCGCGGTGCGGTGTTGAACGAGCTGCTTCCCCGGCACCTCGCGATGCAGGTGTGGAGGGCCCTCCTCGAGTCCGTGGCCTCCGAGCACGGCGCCCGCATGGCGGCGATGGAGAGCGCGACGAAGAACTCGGGCGAGCTGATCGGAAAGCTCAAGCTTCAGTACAACCGCGCGCGCCAGGCCTACATCACCAAGGAGCTGATGGAGATCGTCTCCGGCGCAGAGGCGCTCAAGTAAGGGCAACGCGAACGTGAGTGCATCGAACGAATTCAGGAACGGGTCTCTCGGCGGATCCCAGGACGCAGGAAAGAACATGGCCACCAAGCTTGGTCGTAACCACGGACGGATCACCCAGGTGATCGGTCCCGTCATCGACGTGGAGTTCCCCGCGGGCTCGCTGCCCGAGGTCTTCACGGCGCTCACCGTCACCAACCCCGCCATCGACGACCGCCAGGACAACCTGGTCGTCGAGGTGGCGCAGCACCTCGGCGAGAACACCGTCCGCTGCATCGCGATGGACTCGACCGACGGTCTGGTGCGCGGCCAGGAAGTGAAGTCGACCGGCGCGCCGATCTCGGTGCCCGTGGGCAAGGCGACGCTCGGCCGCATCTTCAACGTCGTCGGCGAGCCGATCGACGAGAAGGGCCCGGCCAATGCCGAGGCGCGGCACCCGATCCACCGGACGCCGCCTCCGTTCGTCGACATGGTCGTCCGTGCCGAGATGCTCGAGACGGGTATCAAGGTCGTCGACCTCCTCTGCCCCTACACCCGAGGCGGCAAGATCGGCCTCTTCGGCGGCGCCGGCGTGGGCAAGACCGTGACCCTGCTCGAGCTGATCCGGAACGTCGCCATCGAGCGTGGCGGCTTCTCGGTCTTCGCCGGCGTCGGTGAGCGTACCCGTGAGGGCAACGACCTCTACGGCGAGATGATCGAGGGCGGCGTGATCAAGCCCGACGACCTCGAGAAGAGCCAGGCCGTTCTCGTCTTCGGTCAGATGAACGAGCCCCCCGGCGCTCGTGCCCGCGTGGCCCTCTCCGGCCTCACGATGGCGGAGTACTTCCGCGACGAAGAGAAGCGCGACGTTCTCCTCTTCGTGGACAACATCTTCCGCTTCACCCAGGCGGGCTCCGAGGTGTCGGCGCTCCTCGGCCGCATCCCCTCGGCCGTGGGTTACCAGCCCACGCTCTCCACCGAGATGGGCGGCCTCCAGGAGCGCATCACCTCCACCAAGGACGGCTCCATCACCTCGGTGCAGGCCATCTACGTCCCCGCCGACGACCTCACCGACCCGGCGCCCGCGACGGCCTTCGCCCACCTCGACGCGACGACGACGCTCTCCCGCGCCATCTCCGAGATGGGCATCTACCCCGCCGTGGATCCCCTCGACTCGACGTCGCGGATCCTCGATCCGGCGGTGGTCGGCAGGGAGCACTACGATGTCGCCCGCGGCGTGCAGAACACTCTGCAGCGCTACAAGGACCTCCAGGACATCATCGCCATCCTCGGCATGGACGAGCTCTCCGACGAGGACAAGCTCGTGGTGTCCCGCGCCCGCAAGGTGCAGCGCTTCCTCTC
The Vulgatibacter incomptus DNA segment above includes these coding regions:
- the atpG gene encoding ATP synthase F1 subunit gamma, whose amino-acid sequence is MPSLRDIKRRIGSVRNTQQITKAMKMVAAAKLRRAQDAMLRARPYADKIEEALDAIATYADEEAHPLLQRRVPRRVELVVMTSDRGLAGAFNSNVLRRAQRFLHENQDRYERIQVSTIGRKGRDFVRARNIQTRRDYPGVFEELTFDKAKSIAEELQASYLDDKLDAVFLLFNQFQSAISQKPTIVELLPIATEPADEGVAGGQVDFLYEPDRGAVLNELLPRHLAMQVWRALLESVASEHGARMAAMESATKNSGELIGKLKLQYNRARQAYITKELMEIVSGAEALK
- the atpD gene encoding F0F1 ATP synthase subunit beta, encoding MATKLGRNHGRITQVIGPVIDVEFPAGSLPEVFTALTVTNPAIDDRQDNLVVEVAQHLGENTVRCIAMDSTDGLVRGQEVKSTGAPISVPVGKATLGRIFNVVGEPIDEKGPANAEARHPIHRTPPPFVDMVVRAEMLETGIKVVDLLCPYTRGGKIGLFGGAGVGKTVTLLELIRNVAIERGGFSVFAGVGERTREGNDLYGEMIEGGVIKPDDLEKSQAVLVFGQMNEPPGARARVALSGLTMAEYFRDEEKRDVLLFVDNIFRFTQAGSEVSALLGRIPSAVGYQPTLSTEMGGLQERITSTKDGSITSVQAIYVPADDLTDPAPATAFAHLDATTTLSRAISEMGIYPAVDPLDSTSRILDPAVVGREHYDVARGVQNTLQRYKDLQDIIAILGMDELSDEDKLVVSRARKVQRFLSQPFHVAEQFTGVAGRYVKIEDTVRGFKEILEGKHDDVPEQAFLMCGTIEDVLEKAAKMAA